A single genomic interval of Pirellulales bacterium harbors:
- a CDS encoding ABC transporter permease codes for MNDSPRYWPLRQLIVARLREFYREPEAVFWVYGFPILMVVLLGIAFRNKPVQRVKVDVIRNAFAERAKSDLSKGSPGKEFDAEINDADSARLRLRTGKTDLIVLAPGGPAASASSSAAVAIQSAPHYEFFFDPSRPESVLARNTVDDALERAAGRKDIATVTDKPVDEPGSRYIDFLVPGLLGMGLMGGGLWGVGFVTVDMRIRKLLKRFLATPMKKSHFLAGIMISRLAFMVPEVLVLLLFSWLVFGVVIHGSLLAVVALILLGAGMFAGIGLLVASRARTLETVSGLMNLVMLPMWVLSGIFFSSERFPAAAQPFIKALPLTPLIDGLRAVMLEGSPLSAISRQLLTLAAWGILTFVLALRWFRWT; via the coding sequence ATGAACGATTCACCGCGCTATTGGCCGCTGCGTCAATTGATCGTTGCTCGGCTGCGCGAGTTTTATCGCGAGCCCGAGGCGGTATTTTGGGTTTACGGCTTTCCGATCCTGATGGTCGTGCTGCTCGGGATCGCGTTTCGAAACAAGCCGGTGCAGCGGGTCAAAGTTGACGTCATCAGGAATGCGTTCGCCGAGCGAGCGAAGAGCGATTTGTCCAAGGGATCGCCGGGCAAAGAATTCGATGCCGAAATCAATGACGCCGATTCGGCCCGATTGCGGCTGCGGACCGGAAAGACGGATTTGATCGTGCTCGCGCCAGGGGGTCCCGCCGCATCCGCATCGTCGTCGGCCGCCGTTGCCATTCAATCCGCTCCGCACTACGAGTTTTTCTTCGATCCGTCGCGTCCCGAGAGCGTGTTGGCCCGAAACACGGTGGACGACGCGCTCGAGCGCGCAGCCGGCCGCAAAGACATTGCCACCGTGACCGACAAGCCGGTGGATGAGCCGGGGTCGCGATACATCGACTTTCTCGTGCCGGGGCTTCTCGGCATGGGGTTGATGGGGGGCGGCTTGTGGGGAGTCGGATTCGTCACGGTCGATATGCGGATTCGCAAGTTGCTCAAGAGATTCCTTGCCACGCCGATGAAAAAGAGCCATTTTCTGGCAGGCATCATGATCAGCAGGCTGGCCTTCATGGTGCCCGAGGTGCTCGTGTTGTTGCTCTTCTCCTGGCTGGTGTTCGGGGTGGTGATTCATGGCAGCCTGCTGGCGGTGGTTGCGTTGATCTTGCTCGGAGCCGGAATGTTCGCCGGCATCGGCCTGCTGGTGGCCAGCCGCGCGCGGACGCTGGAAACAGTTTCCGGCTTGATGAATCTCGTGATGCTGCCGATGTGGGTGCTGTCGGGAATCTTTTTCTCGTCGGAGCGGTTTCCGGCCGCCGCCCAACCGTTCATCAAAGCGCTGCCGCTCACTCCGCTCATTGACGGGTTGCGGGCCGTGATGCTCGAAGGATCGCCGCTCTCCGCGATCAGCCGCCAACTACTTACGCTAGCGGCGTGGGGGATTCTGACCTTCGTTCTTGCCCTGCGGTGGTTTCGCTGGACGTGA